One window of Phycisphaeraceae bacterium genomic DNA carries:
- a CDS encoding patatin-like phospholipase family protein, translating to MQRLLLFAALSACLFILGCATSRPELSEQELRDLRLQTLEQIKTDQVLEATKFVKRMKLEQDEYETAKAEGKNPREPIFNVLVISGGGDWGAFGAGILKGWGSVEGDRARPQFDIVTGVSTGALIAPFAFLGTNEDYEQICELYRNPKQDWVQLKDWFFFLPWRESFTTTKGLRRDVEEHLTHERINKIAAQSADERSLIIGTTNLDIGVNRPFSLGRICERAAKSGDYAPVYDVLMASSAVPAAFPPEVIDGSLYVDGGTTANMLAGANIRSEKSLVGLWKKIYPDRKMSRIRIWVIVNNQMADVPKIVSPTWPSITGEALTTMTRFSNIASMRLLDYQTELLRKVDGIDVEYFYVAVPDDFRVPVEGTFKIETMRALSDLGLKMGADPESWNTSLKFE from the coding sequence ATGCAGCGACTACTCCTCTTTGCCGCGCTCTCAGCGTGCCTCTTCATCCTCGGCTGTGCAACCTCGCGCCCGGAGCTCTCGGAGCAGGAGCTTCGGGACCTCCGGTTGCAGACGCTTGAGCAGATCAAGACCGATCAGGTGCTCGAAGCGACCAAGTTTGTCAAGCGGATGAAGCTGGAGCAGGACGAATACGAGACGGCGAAAGCCGAAGGCAAGAATCCGCGCGAGCCCATCTTCAACGTGCTCGTTATTTCCGGTGGCGGCGACTGGGGCGCGTTCGGCGCGGGAATACTCAAGGGCTGGGGGAGTGTCGAGGGAGATCGCGCGCGTCCGCAGTTCGACATCGTCACCGGCGTAAGCACCGGCGCGCTCATCGCGCCCTTCGCGTTCCTGGGCACAAACGAAGACTACGAGCAGATCTGCGAGCTCTATCGAAACCCGAAACAGGATTGGGTGCAGCTGAAAGACTGGTTCTTTTTTCTTCCATGGCGCGAGAGCTTCACAACAACCAAAGGCTTGCGGCGAGATGTCGAGGAGCATCTGACGCACGAACGCATCAACAAAATCGCTGCGCAGAGCGCCGACGAGCGCTCGCTCATCATCGGAACAACCAATCTCGATATCGGGGTGAATCGGCCGTTCTCTCTCGGGAGAATCTGCGAGCGCGCGGCGAAGTCGGGCGACTATGCGCCCGTCTACGACGTGCTGATGGCGTCGAGCGCCGTTCCCGCGGCGTTCCCCCCCGAAGTCATCGACGGCTCGCTCTATGTCGATGGCGGGACAACCGCCAACATGCTCGCCGGCGCCAACATCCGCTCCGAAAAATCACTGGTCGGCCTCTGGAAGAAGATCTACCCGGATCGCAAGATGTCGAGAATCCGGATCTGGGTCATCGTGAACAACCAGATGGCCGACGTGCCCAAGATCGTGAGCCCAACCTGGCCGAGCATCACCGGCGAGGCACTCACCACCATGACTCGGTTCAGCAATATCGCGAGCATGCGGCTGCTCGATTACCAGACCGAGCTGCTGCGAAAAGTCGACGGCATCGACGTGGAGTACTTCTATGTTGCGGTGCCCGACGATTTCCGTGTGCCCGTCGAGGGCACGTTCAAGATCGAGACCATGCGGGCTCTCTCCGATCTTGGGCTGAAAATGGGCGCCGACCCCGAGAGCTGGAACACATCGCTCAAGTTCGAGTAA